The window AACGCTGTGCGTCGCAGTTCACATTTAGGGGTTTTTAATGGCACAACTTCGATATTTACGCATTCACTTAAAGTTGATTAATCTATGTTTTTATCCGGACCATCAACACCAAACTGCAGCACTAATTGTGAGTCAGGCGCTCTTAACAAGCTATTGCAGATTTATTCTCCGAAACCTAATGCGCAATAAGTTTTGTCTGATGTGTTTGCTTCTCTGCAGGACAAACGGATCCGCGTCAAGACTTTCTGTCTGCGACAGTTTTATTAAAGTGGCATCGATGCCGTGTGACAGAATGAATCCAAACACAAGTGCGGCCTTCTGCTGTCGAACTGCTCTAACTGACCTTCTTCTTATTCTGCGGcgtttctgcagcagagaaaACGCACGTCTCGAATGCAGTCTGCATGAGTGACACTTGTGACAAAAGAACatttttcatctctctctttctctctgacacatgcacgcacactcgCGCGTATGCGCAcccgcgcacacacgcacattccCCTTTTAATGGCATCTCCACCGGCCCCGGTGCTCTGATGGTCGCCTAGACAACCGAGATAACGGTGCAGCAGTTTTCCATATCGGCCCCAGAGTCTATTATAGCTTGGGATTAGCTCTCTTTCCGAAAAGGTCATACACAAAGTCACCCAAACTGCTTTATTTCCACCTCATGTGGACCCCGCGCACTTATAAACATGCATGTGCCATTTCATTTGATGCCATTACACTAATGGCGATGTGCGTAATCCTGTGCTAGAGAAAAATGCTCTTACAATAAATGAGACGAGAGACTTGTGTAGACGTTGAGGAGCAAGATATTGTCAGCGAGGGATGTTGAGGCTGCGGGAGAAACGGAGGAAGACATGTTCTGTTACATAGCGACACCTGGCGGTCAGAGTGTGCAGGGGAAAACCTGCGCGGGTCTTGTTTTGCTCCCAAGGGTGCCAAGAGTTGCTAAATCTGTTCCTACTTATGTTTTAACTGTGGCTAAAACCAAAAACGTTGAACTTATAAGTGTAGTTTTGATATTGCCAAATTGGCTTTGTTCTGGAGTTCTTGTACTCTGAATGGATTGCTACATTTTATAACTACATTTTGCAGTTGTGCTTagtttttccaacttttttttaaattgattatgTCTGTGCTAAAAAATCCAGAAGGCATCTGTTATTTCCAGTTCAGTGGTGACGTccagctggacaggaagtcagtgGAGCTGTTGTTTCCCGTAAGCTCTCCAGAGACGTGATAATTATTTCTCTGTCCAATAAATGCgacaaaagaaataattaaagtgATGGAAACTCTACCTGTGCTCCGATATAATCCTGAAATGAGGCAATGCTATCAGAAGACAGTTGTAGGCCAAGACAATAGGCCAAACATGCGAGCCTGTGCTGCATCACAGGATGCAGATGTTGCCACATGAGGTGACGCTTCCTGCCCATCAAAGCGGTCTGCACCAGTTTAATGGActggtgtgcagcagcagaaagtgaGTTcatggaaataaaggaaaacattCAAGCATAAAGGATGGCAGAGGACAGAGCAAGTGGGGAGTTAGTGTAGATGTGATGGAGCGATATGTGGACtgcaaggagaaaaaaatctctttgtctctcctgAGCTCGGTGGACAATCAAAGTTTCCTATCAGCTCTGGAGTAGGGGAAATTGGCTGCCCCGGGAAGGAGAGGGCCATTCTCACAGCCAATGGGAAGTGCCCCTGTCACTCTAATCAGACCCGATAGAGCAAGtaggaaatgtgtgtgtctgtgtgtgtgtgtgtgtgtgtgtgcggacgTGCTCAGACAGGAGTGCTTTGACGGAGAGCAGCTTTTAAGATGCTACCAGTTCTAAAATTATGTTAGACCTACATCGGCTGCTTATCCCCGCCGCTAAGGGGTATATATAAGCCACatgtgtgcttttttttccttttttttttggcaaaacTTGCCCTGAGAGGCATGACCATCAGTGCTTTGATGGAGTGCCATGTGGCAGAGATCAGTGGGTTTTAGTGGGAGCTGTGGACAGTTGCACACAAGAGCGGCGAGGGAAGAGGATTACTGTCTCATAGATACAAATCCACACGGAGAGGGTGGTTGACATCAATATGCACGCAGATATAAGCGGAGCACGGTGGATTTGAGCAAAAGTAAGTGGTTAACGCTTGTGTGAGACTTTGATGCTGGCTTGTTTGTGCCATCCGTCCTCCTCTAGGCCAGACAAGTACGTGTCTCTCCACACTTGGGGCACAATCCCCTGTTTGAAGTCCCATCTCTGTCTTTTGCACTCCTCATGTTGTCCTTTCCTTCCTCCGTCTTTCTGTCCATCTGGCCGTCTTATCTGTCAGCCCTGCACTCcccatctcctgcagctgcagtgagGGCCACAGACACCTTCATTGtccacctcttcctcaccctcgtGCTTCTGCACCCAACCAGATCACACCTGCCACCTGCACAGGACATAGGGCCCCGGGACCGCGCGGTGGGGGCTTTCATCCATCGCTCGGCCTACCCGTCAGAGCCTCTCATTCCCTCATCCCTGCACCCTGTCATTAAAGAATGGCTGCGGCAGAGGGGACACAGAGCGGCTGTTGTGAGGGGGAGCGTTTCAAGCAGCGCCAGACAGAATCAGCACAGGTGATGTGTGTCCAAGGGCAAGTTTTGGGTTTAGATTCAagacatttcttcatttcttctttACACCGACACACTTTAGCGGCCAGGCACCATGATTGGCTGAAAGGAGTGAACGTTCAGCATGAGGAGCACGTGGACATGAGTGTGTGAGCGTATATATTAacatgctgacagtgagggtggTGGCTCTGTCTTGGTGATTTATGAGAGTGTGTCGTGAAGGGTCTTCTGAGCAGGATATTGTTCCCTGACTGGTGACTTgtagcattgtgtgtgtgtgtgcgtgcgtgcgtgcgtgcgtgcgtgcgtgcgtgcgtgcgtgtgtgtgtgtgtgcgtgtgtgtgtgtgtgtgtgtgtgtgtgaaagcaagACAAATTAAGAGGGAAACTACTACAGGTGAGGCCTTAATGTAATCAATCACCACCTTGTCACAAGGGTGGATAACCAACCACTTCAGCCTTGAATCTACTTTCACTGTTTCTTAATGTTTTTCTTCGGGTGGATGGGGGGAAAAGAAACACACCCTGCATCCTCACTGCATTTCAGGAAGGTAAGATAATAATCATATTCACGCCTGCTTATTGGGGGTTGGTATGACTGCTCAACCACGCAGACCAGCCAAGGCAAGCACGCTACCCGAACCCCCTCATCCACCTCGAATtcagtctcacacacatgctttgCCACATCAGGATACAGTGCTGCACACGAATTCCGGTTTAAACAGTATTCTGCTGAACTTACGCTAACAGATCAACCGCACTTGTCGTGTAGCCAGCGATCACATCCTGGGTGTGAGGAAGGAGAACGAGAAACTGAAAAGCCTGAAGAGCCAATCAACCCATCACAAATACCACACAGAACGATGATATAGCAGCCAAATGAGGAGAAATTAAAGCATCAACGTGGCAATCTGTGATGTCATGCACAAAATCATTGGTCCGGTGTCATTAGGTGGTCATTAGGCCCTTTAAGCTGGTCCAGCAATGTCCGATTGGCATCATTTCATTCAATGTACTGGTGAAAATGAGGAATTCAAATAATTTGATATAATAATCTCAGAATGTATCTATTTttatatggttaaaaaaatcGATAGAGTGCTACATATAGTAAAGCAGGTATAAAATAGGTCAGTATAGTTCAGAAAGTATGACCCATTGTGTTCAGAGAAACAATAAGGGAGGAGGCCACACACATTTTTACCCCCAAAATCAGCGCATTTAATTGTGTGCTTTAATTGCCTTATTTGACTAAATAAGGCTAAACCAGAGGATGAGCCATGGAAAACAACTGAGTTACACTTTGATGTTACATCCACATTGATAAATTTTATGCAAGTTTAAAACCCTTTAATGAATTCTTCAGTCACCTCCGCACATCAATTAAAATGCAAGTCAACAGCGCTGTATTGAGCTCAGAGGTCCATGGTTAAGGTGGGTCTAAGTTTCAGTTTGCTGTGAGAATGTGATTCTGCAGCTCACCAAACATTTTGCTCCAAATCTCGACCCAAAgtcaaaacacacaacaaaattCACCATTGTGTGGCCTTTCATCAACACACGTCAGTGCTAACAGACATTGTCTATGCTTTTCCCCTGCTGTTGCTTCAGAATGATTATTGTATGGCACATACAATATGTTAACATTATCATTGTGAAGAGATCGGGCCCTGTTACTATGGAACAGGAAATGACCTTGCAGGACCCCTGGTGACCTCAGAGGGAAAGTTATGACCTCAGTCTGACCCTTTTGTTTACCCTGGGCTTAAAATGTGATTTACACAGGTTGGGTGTTCTGCTCCAGGCAACAATGTGCTGGAAATTCCCTCCGATGTGCcagttttttgtttatttaaaaaagtggCATCAGCCAATTcgaatataaataaaacattttcagatGTCACTTTAGTAAAAGCCTAAAATGCAGCCCGTGCTTCATAAAAAGCCCCCAATGTGATGGAGTGGAAGGTCGACACAACAGCGCCCTCTACTGACATTTTGAACATAATTGTTTAACCACATAAAATCCAGTAGAAAAATGATTTCTTTCGCAAAACTTTATTTCAAATTTGACAGATTTTCATAACATTGCCCATTCTACAGGACACGTGTCCCATATCCCATGTCTTCTCTCACATATAACCTAATCTCATGTTTTCTCCTAATCTCATGttaaaaaagcaaaaggaaTCAtacaaaatatagaaaatatgaCCGATGGACATCAAAACAGCATTTGGGATGACACAATCAGATGTTCAAATttgttcaaaaacaaacaagagtcAGGGGCAGGTAGAAAAAAAGACTTAAGTGCAACACCTTCATACTCAAATGGTTGATTAAATCCCAGAATAGAGCACATGAGAGTAAAGACATGAGATGAAATCCATTTGGGCTCTTCAGTTATTAATTTCAAACAAGTCCCGTAACCATACATACTtactgggggaggggggggggcgcagaaatatgaaaatgaactgacaaaaaaaagtgtgtgaacTGAAACCTGAACTTGTGTGTATTAATAAatccaaaaacagaaaaatattcTGTAAAGCTGAGAAGAGTGTGAGTTTATCAGAAGGCACGAGATAAACCCATCACTACTGAATGATGCGATGGTAACCGTCCATGTCAGTGCTCAAAGATAAGCATTTATCACATGTATTCATTCATAAAAATGGTTAGATGTGTTGCCGCGGGAGGGCTGCGTTTCTGCTTCCTGCTTGTGTAGCCACAGTAGTTTAGAGAGCATCCAGCAGGCTGTCGATGCGACTGATGAGCTCTTGTCTCTTGCCGCTCAGATTCTTCTCGCTCTCGATGTACGCCTCCTTCTTGACCTTCCCCGCCACAAGCCGCTCTGCCTCCTGGCACGAGCGGTACACCATTTCTTTCACCTGTCCATCCAATTTCTGTACCTCCCCAACCTGAGAGTGAAGATGAAGGTGTGAATCATGCCCAAACTGGTTTAACATCGTTGAACTGTGCGGCACGCACCTTATCGGCCAGGTCGGAGCCCTCGGCTTTCAGACGGGcctgcagtgagctgatgtCATTGGTGAGGGTGCGGTGGTCGGCCTCTAGGTTCTTCCGGCCACTGTTGAGTGCGCCTGTGTCTCGGGTCTGCTTGTAGCGGTTGACCACTTCATCCATGTGCCTGTACAGACCCAGACGTTTGTTGACCAGAGTCAACACCTGCTCCGTGATGGAGGCCACCTTCATACGCACCTCAGCCGCAGGATCCTGAGCACAAGCAATATTACGGCCCagttaaaacagacaaaagctgAATGAACCGAGAACTGGAACCACTTAAAAACAGACAATCATCCTTTGCCAGACCTTTGTGATGGCAAAGTCAAGGCGGACATAAATGATGACGGTGAAGAAGAGGATGTAGAAGGCCCCTACAACCAGGAGAGGCTCCTGCAGCATCAGGATCTTATTAAAGTTGTAATGAATCTGGTTAAGAAAGCAAAAATTAGGTAATTAATACAAAATGTAACCAACTCATAAGAAAAGAACTAAATACGCCACACTACAAATACCCCACCACTTTAACCATCTCTTGCTCTGTTGCCAATGATCTTGTAAATCGTCTTACCACTAAATCTTGAATGTGATGCTCCACCAGATTGTTCTTGGTGGCAACCAGCACTGGGCGGCCAAAGGTATCCAGATACGTGTAATGCAGCTGGTTTGGCAACCGATCAATTTTATAAGGTGTTTCCAAGTGGATGTTTCTGATGCGACAAAAAGACATCATCAGCATCCAGAGTATGATAGCTCTCCATTCACAGTAACACAAACACTGACCTGGCTCCTTCTGGCAGGATGAGTTTGACAGTGAGTAAGTCAATGACCTGGTCATCATATACGTGGTCCACCAGTCTCATTTTCAGTGCATACTGGTCACCTACACAATAAAAGGACATTTTAGTAATAACCACTGAAAGATTTATTGGTTTCACTGCAGTTATTTCCAGTCTGGGTTGTCTTTAGATCAGAAAAGGGAATTAAAATGTCCCCTCTTGTTATCACAGATCAGCTCACCTAGGTTATAAAGGTATTCATAGCTGGGCAGATTGTAGCCGATGATGTAGTGGGTCTTCCAACCTCCGAACAATGGGAAGCGAGGCCTGATCTCCACCTCCACAGAGTCAtccaggacctgcagatgtGAGGTGGAGATGTTGCCAATCTCATCTCTGTAGTACACATCTTGGGCAGAGGCGGGAAGAAtagtctaaaaaaaataaagaaagcaaacaaataATTATAAAGACTCAAGACAAAAGTCAGACGGCATCAGCTTTCATTTATCGTCACCAACCTTGAAGGATTTGACAGATGAGATTCCGCTGTCTGACTGACGTTGATAATCATAACGTGAAAAAGGCCCCTTTAGTACGGCTCCTGTGTGCCTCAGGTCAATTGTCTCCTCCACAGCGATGTTACCCCAGTGAGACACCTCGATAGTCCGAGTGATGCTGCTGATTGTGAGGAAGGGTGCGTTGTTTTCAAAATGGATCTTCATGGTATCCTGAAAGGCACAGAACATGAAAGCTCTTACCAACACTCTTAGAGcttcgagaaaaaaaaaaaagctcagttAAAACGTCAACTCCAAACCTCGCTGAACGCAGCCACATCACGGAAGGGTCCGTACTCAATGATCTCGTCATTCTTGCTGGGGTTGCCGAGCTTGGTGTAGCTCTCCACGGTCTTGGAGGCCAGGCGAACACGTGTGGTCTGACTGCGGGTGGGGTACGGGGAGTACAGGTAGTGGTTGCCCTGAAAGACCACCAGCTGGCGCTCTGCCTGAGTGATGTGTGTGGGGAAGGGCTTCAGGACATGGCTGAATGTCATCTCCACCTTGGCTTTCACCTGTGCCCCTGCTGCCAGACTGGACAGCAGCTGCACTTTGTAAAACTGGCCACTGTTTGGGAACAgacatgacatcacacacacattagagTCTCAATGGTGTGCACCTGCACAGAGAAATACTATAAACAAATGTGTTGATTTCCTACTTTACATTTTGGCATGAATTCAAAAGTCAAGAGTGTGGCACTAAAGTAAACCCAGATTCTTTTTGATAGGATTGATGTTTAAAGTAGCATATCTTTTGTTCCCCAGTGTTCTTGGTTGAATTTTTTGAACTGCACTAGGTCATAATGGTGTGTACTGCTGTATCAGTACCTACAATGTGGAAACTAAAAGCTCATAAGGCTTACTGGTTTCAGAGAATAGGTTCAACAGAAGCtctgttttaaaatgcaaatgggaAAAGGCTACAAAAACACTACAGGACGTGCTGGACAACTTATGGCCAAGCAAATTCAAGAAACCACATTACCATTGATTCCCATGCATATATGCTGTGTCTACAGCTGACCCATATTAGCCAGACAGCAAAATCCCCTACCTTTGACCTGGAATGGTTGTCTGTTGGAGTTCGAGTGTgccatcttcctcttcatcacttttCACCTGTGGAAATGCAGCGATTAATGCGAAGCACAGCGGCGTTTCCACCTTTTCTGCAAGGCTTCTTTGAGAGAGGGGGGCCGACCTGCGCAGTCACACACGGAAGTGAGCTGCCCAGCGCATACGTGTCATTCAGCCACTGACACAGCGTGCAGCGCTACGGAAGTTAACGTCTTACCGAACCCTGCAGGGACCGAACTGCTTTGATTAAATGTCACAGTATCCTGATCATACCGAGTGTCTCACAGAAAACCGGCGTCTATGTATTGTAGTTTAGTCTGCAACCTTTCATTAATCGCTTTGACTTTAAGGCTTGCAGGAGTCAGTCGGACCCCAATCACACAGCTCAACCTCATTGATAGTTTGATTTCTATACATTCAATGTGCAAATGGTACTATTAGATATTAGCATAGTATTAGCGATTTGAATGATGGTACAAATACGTTCATGGGGAGAACACGAGCAGTAGTTTGCACAATAAAACATCTAAGCTAATAACTGACAATGAggcagctaacaggctaacaagCTAGAAAGGCAGGCTAAAGCAGGCGCATTCGCGTTAATTAATTCAAGAATGTGCAACTCACCGAAGCTCCAATGTACGCCAGATGTGGGACGAGGTCTGCCTCTACCGCTAAGATGAAGCTCTGGACAGCAGTGTGTCCCTGGTTGGACAGGACGATCTCCGCGGTGATTTTGGCCAAATGAGTGCTTAAGTCCACTGTCCTCTTCACGTCTTCGTTTACCAAACCGCTCGCGGAAACCACCGAGCTCCAAGCTACAAGAAgcagcagacaggcagccagtgaGGGCGACGTCTGTACCATGATGAATGAACTAAAGtagcaggaaaaaacaggaaagctGGGAAATGCAGAAGAGCGAAGAAAAGGCCGCCGTGCCGCTCTGCATCGGAAAAGGATGACGCTTCATTCAGTCGACGCGGTGACGTCACGACGCGCTCTGCTGCACGTCGTGCGTCAGTTTGTGAAATCCGAAGCGACGCGACGCGAtttacattttctcatttttttttaaatgacgaCGACATTTCAGAGTACTAGTGGTCACTGCTGTTTAACTGCTTTACTAGTGGACTTTCTATAAAGCAGCCGCAGTCGGATTTTGAGTGGTTCGAGCAATTTTGCACAGAAAAAATGCCGTAACGAGCCGAAATAGCTCAGTTTGGGAGAGCGTTAGACTGAAGCTCTAAAGGTCCCTGGTTCGATCCCGGGTTTCGGCATCGTGGTGAACTGACTTTTCATCTGTGAAACTGAGGCAGACCCTTGAGAAAGTAAAGCGCATAAGTAAACGACACAATATAGTGAAAATCTCTATTCACTTGCACCTGCTTCAGCACGCATATATGTTTCTGTTATTTAGAGCACACTTTTGTCCAAAGCAACTTACAGTAGGAGTCACAATTCAGGCACCTTACAGTTCTAAACGACGCAAAACTATAACTAtcgggggaggagagaggaggtgagtcgagacaggaggagaaacataAATTGTCTTAGGAGAGCAGGTGCTCTCAGTAGAGCTGTGTTTTCAAGAGAGTATTAAAGGAAAACATGGTTGCCCTTGCTCTGACAGAGGTCAAGAGGCTCCACCATACAGGCATGAGAATAGTTTGGATTGCCATGCCTGCAGAGACGGTTTTGCCAGGTGAGACTTTTGTGTGGAACACAGTGAACAAGGGGTAACACGGGCTCAAGCAAGGTTGTTAAAGCAGAGCCAGCTAGTACTCTGTAGGTCAGCACAAGTAACATGAACTTGATGCAGGCAGCTCCTGGTAGCCACTGGAGCTCTGTCAGCAGTTTGGTGAGTGGGACTGTTTTGATGCATGCTTGTGCAGCTGGGTGGCATGCTGAGTTAGGAACTGCATGATTTTTCTGATGTTCAATAAGGCAAAGCAGCACAAGATTTCAAACAGCCTTGGAAGGGGGAAGAGGACAAGGTGTCAATTTTGGGTGACATGATTTGTGATTTCGTACTTGTGAGAAAGCTCTACAGGTTCAGTCACCACCTACTGGTGCAAAGATAATTGCAGTTGAAGACACTGTCTGACTAAATCAGGAAACGCCCTTTGTCTCgctcacaaacaaaaaaatcaaacagtaTATAAGACGATCACCCTATATTGGACAGATGCCTCGCAGCAGACATATGTTGATAGGTAGCTTTGCCCAATGTCCCAAGATTAACATTTTGGTATAATCTTCAATTTAATATCTAAAGTAGATCACACAGTTAGAGTTTAAACCACTCATTATACACATGGGAatgccagctgatgacaaactAAATTGCTTTCTCTCCTgtatttttaatctgtttttcttatcCAGAAGGCCCTGTCATCCAGGTATTACTCCTGCCATCTAAAATACTATTCTACTGGTACTGATTGATTTCATTTGTAGACACCTGCACACTTTGTAATTTTGTTGTCTATGATCATAGTCCATAACCTGCCACCTGATAAAACTATTATTGAACCATTACAGTATTTTGGAGCTGTCACTTAACCATTTGTAAAGGATAACCTGATCGATGTCTCATTTTATAATTTAACCGGTAGGTTTTAGTTATGATTTTCATTCGTAGGTTGTATCCTGAACAGTTTGTGCGCTATGAGCTCTTGACATTAAAAATAATCTGTATTATGACGCGTGACAATATTTGCGTAATCTGCCTCGCGCAACAAGGCGTGTCCTAGGTGACGTCACCGCCGCCGACAGAGCTTGTTTTGGAGGAAGTTAACACATCTCGGCTAGCAGTTAGCCCGTTAGCTTGACAGGAAAAGCGAGCGTCAACAGGAGCTGGGCGAATCAGACTAAATATCCCGTTGTCCACAAAGGGAGATTTAGGCTGGAATCGTTTTATTAAGTCATCAGAGTTGGTTACCAGGCTACTTATCGGCGGTAATAACACTGTCGACGTGTTGTTTTCTTACTACAGACATTAATAGCAGCGTAGCCTGTTAGCTAGCTAAGGCTTCCAGTCGAGGCAGAGGAAAAGTCCACTTCTGATATTTCTTACCGCAGGATCACCATCGAGGTTGGTTAGAAATAATTCATTATATCTTTTTTTGTAAAACGGTGATGCTTATTATTTATATGCTTCCAATCGCTGTTCGTATTTATTGGGGAAATGTCTTAGGAAGTGTCAGTGATACGGTATTGGACACGGCATCTTTAAAACCTGATGTTGGTTTTGCGTTTCTGTTCCTAATCTAACATTCGATTTGATAATGAAGCGAACTCTTCTAGCATCTTTATTCTTTTTGCGATATCAACACTGCTAGTTGCAAGCATTTCCTCTTAATTATATAGGTGGTTAGAACCAAAACCAAGTTATCAATGCCTATTGTGCAGAGATAACTGTATGTTTATCGTAGCAATGGCTCGTTCATGAGTCTGAACATATTCAAACTCCAGCACTCCTGCGCTAATCATGCTTGCCAAGTCATGGTTCCGTTAGTCCTGCGTTTTAAAACCATGTGATCAGTCCCTGACACGGTGTCATGAGGTGCAGATTATGGAGACACGCTACTTGCTCTTCGGAATAAAACCCACATGCATCGGAGCACCATCGGCTCATAAAAAGGCAAAACCTAAATCAAATAGTTGTTAAAGGATTATGCGATCCGATGCGGAATTTTTACAAATGGGTGTTCCGGGTCACGTTTGAATACTGTGCTGGGATTTTTCCCCAccctttaatttaattttttgctTTGAGATTTGTTCCGCATATTGTTTAGCCCCAATACTATTTGATTATTTTGAGCAAAGGCAACTAGCACACCCTTAAACAACTTAAAATATGTAAATCCAAATTTGTACTTTGAGAGTTCTGCTTGTTGTGATTGAAAAAAGCTAATTTTTCATTTGCAGTTGTGGGATAATGACATCAAGGAAGAAAGTGCTACTCAAAGTCATCATCCTTGGAGACTCAGGGTGAGTCAGGCAGGGCAGAGGGGGTCTCGTGGTAAAGAAAATACTTGTTTCGGGGAGCCAATTTactgtgatgatgatggcccCCCTCATTTTCTTCCCCATCATCCTGTACTTTCCATTATCTCTaatgttttttatttcctctgttaTTAACTTCTGATATATTTTTTTGCCCTCTCAGAGTTGGCAAGACCTCACTGATGAATCAGTATGTGAATAAGAAGTTCAGCAACCAGTATAAAGCTACAATAGGTGCTGATTTCCTGACAAAAGAAGTCATGGTGGATGACAGACTTGTCACAATGCAGGTACTCATGACACTGAAGTCACAGTCAACACATCTAAGCAGCAACAGATTAATAAATAACACCAAGGAGGTGTTGCTCACATCAGCGGTTCTGCAGAAGCTTACCTTAGTAACACTTTAGCCCAATGTGTGTTCTCTTCAACACACTAAAATGCAAATACAGACTCCTGAATATTTTTAGAACTTCATTTGTGTCAGTACTACGTGAATGATATCCATTTTCAAATACAGCTGTCATGACAGACATTTTTGTTTCTTACACTTCTGCTTTATGCCAGTCTGCAGATAC is drawn from Takifugu rubripes chromosome 19, fTakRub1.2, whole genome shotgun sequence and contains these coding sequences:
- the rpn1 gene encoding dolichyl-diphosphooligosaccharide--protein glycosyltransferase subunit 1 — translated: MVQTSPSLAACLLLLVAWSSVVSASGLVNEDVKRTVDLSTHLAKITAEIVLSNQGHTAVQSFILAVEADLVPHLAYIGASVKSDEEEDGTLELQQTTIPGQSGQFYKVQLLSSLAAGAQVKAKVEMTFSHVLKPFPTHITQAERQLVVFQGNHYLYSPYPTRSQTTRVRLASKTVESYTKLGNPSKNDEIIEYGPFRDVAAFSEDTMKIHFENNAPFLTISSITRTIEVSHWGNIAVEETIDLRHTGAVLKGPFSRYDYQRQSDSGISSVKSFKTILPASAQDVYYRDEIGNISTSHLQVLDDSVEVEIRPRFPLFGGWKTHYIIGYNLPSYEYLYNLGDQYALKMRLVDHVYDDQVIDLLTVKLILPEGARNIHLETPYKIDRLPNQLHYTYLDTFGRPVLVATKNNLVEHHIQDLVIHYNFNKILMLQEPLLVVGAFYILFFTVIIYVRLDFAITKDPAAEVRMKVASITEQVLTLVNKRLGLYRHMDEVVNRYKQTRDTGALNSGRKNLEADHRTLTNDISSLQARLKAEGSDLADKVGEVQKLDGQVKEMVYRSCQEAERLVAGKVKKEAYIESEKNLSGKRQELISRIDSLLDAL